The following is a genomic window from Leishmania braziliensis MHOM/BR/75/M2904 complete genome, chromosome 6.
gaccgagagagagggcgaacTTGGGTCCAAAGGCGGTAGTGACCTCGCCGAAAAGTGGAATGTAGCGCAGGCAAGGCGCAGCCCTGAACCACTTCGTCGCTGTGGGGTGCTCATACTCTGCCCGCACCGTTTCAGCTGCGTCATCTTCGTGATGGTCGGTAGCGCTGCCGTTGCGAGTCTCCTGAGCCGGCTGTGCGGACGCCATGAGAAAGCAGGAAATACGTctgaaggaaagaaaaaaaaagttgATCAAAGCGTATTAGTGAAGATACAAATTGCAAGAAAAGTAGTAGTTGTTTTCTCTTAGGTTGTGTAGTTGCTGCTTtactggtgtgtgtgtgtgtgtgtgttgtaaCTGTTataaaaagaaaagaaaagagtgagCTACGGTCATTCACTTCATACGTAAGGATGAGGTTAAGGAGGAGTAGGGAAAGAGAAGTAGACATGTGACGAAAGGGGAAGGTAGAGACGTGAGCTCACAATGCATCTTGACGAAAGCGCTGTGCGCATGCCGCAGCGTCAAGTCCTCAATGAGGTTGTCAGCACACGACAGAAGCAAATCTCGTGTATCCACCAAGAGAAAGGAGTTGTTGCTTCTGCTCGGTATGGGTTCGGTCTTTGACGTATGTCGTCACACCGTCACAAGAATCCTTGGCAGGGTTTTCGTGGAGCAGGTAGGGAAAAGACATGTGTTTTCATAAACGCGCAGCACAGGAGCACTTGCAGTCACTTGTGAACCGCCAACGTCTCTTAGCTTCGACGGCCTCTTATGTGGGTCGCGATGCACTCTTCTTCAAGTTCAGCGGCGGTTGGCTCAGAGTCCTCTTTTAGCACTCGAGCGCAGCTAAGCACGTCGACACCTCTAAACTGTTCCCCATGACGCAGCGCAACCAGCGCTCCTTCGGTTGATGGGGAAGTGCTCTAGttggagaggaaaagagagaggcgcagagtTGATGGATGGTGCTGGTCGCGATGACGAGGAGAGTGCACAGCTTCATTAAACGGGAAACAGGTGTGTCAGTCAACATagcagaaagaaaaagcgcgGTATCGGCATTGGCGGGTGAGACTGCGCGGTTGTCGAGTCAGCGTGGAATGCTGTACTACTCTCACACTAGCGGAGAGCACCTGAAACACAAGTCACGGAGAAATAATAATCCTCATTTGCAAGTCATTTATAAAGCGTCAAATAAGTGCTTTCAGGTGTGGGtagggagaaggagggtgAATGATGTTTGCAGAGTGGCTCCACCTCGAGAACGCGCTGCAGGGGCACGTCATTGGCGCAGGCACTACCGCAGAGTCTCAGCCACCACTTCGCGTGCCGCATACCATATATGCATGCGCGCAGAAGAACAACAAGCTGCTTCAACCAGCAGAGCTCGGCCAAACGCACAGAGAGTGCAGCGCCCACACTGTTGCGTTTTGTTCCGGTTCACACCAAAGGTGTAAAAATGTAAGAGGAACTTATTGGTGTgagaaaaacagaagagCGGCCGTTTAGTCGTACTTTTGTTTTTGATGACAACTTCGCGCACCACGCAGCACTTTTTTGACTGCTTcgctgcaggcacgcgcTTGTTATGCCTGTCAGCGGTGCGGGGCGACGTGTGTAATGCGATTGTTACAGAAAAGACACTGAAAgcaaggaagaaaaaagcaGGCGAAACAAATGACGTCTGGTCCGCGGCTGAAAGCAGGTGGTGATCTAGCACAAGCCCTGTAGGATGGCCGCTACTACTGCCCCACCACGCTGCCGAAGATCAACGGCGTGTCCAACACAAAGATAAtggaaacagagaaaagcaaaaaaggAATACGGGCAAGCCTCAGCTAACGAGGTGTAGAAAAACCACACcgctgcgcacacacactcgcttCTCACACGACAGGTAAATCACGACAGTAGCAGAGTGAAATAGAAGTGTCGGATGTGCATCGCAGAAATGCGGAGAGCATGACCTACACCCACTGCTTCTTCGTCAAGAAGTACTCCGTTAGCCGCGCCTCCGGCGTGCCAGGTTCTGGATGCCAGTTGTAGCCCCAGCGCGcacgcggtggcagcgacaTCAAGATGGACTCGGTTCGACCGCCAGACTGAAGCCCGAACTTCGTGCCGCGGTCAATCACCAAGTTGAACTCCGCATACCGTCCGCGGCGGAACTCCTGGAActccacctgctgctctgTGTACGGCGTGTTCTTGCGCCGGTTCACAATTGGGATGTACGCATCAATGAAGCCCTTGCCCACTGCCTGCATGAATGCGAAGCACTTTTCGAACGGCCACTCGCTCAGGTCGTCGAAGAAGAGGCCGCCAATGCCGCGTGCCTCGTTGCGGTGAGGGATAAAGAAGTACTCGTCACACCACGCCTTGAAGCGCGCGTACACGTCGGCGCCGAAGGGCCTGCAGAGCTCCTGCGCGACGTGGTGAAAGTAGTAgcagtcctcctccacagcgtAGTATGGCGTGAGGTCAAAGCCTCCACCGAACCACCACACCGGTTCCTTGCCTTCCTTCTCCGCAACAAATAAGCGCACATTTGCGTGTGATGTGGGGACGTGCGGGTTCTTTGGGTGGATAACAAGCGAGACCCCCATCGCCTGGTAGTTGCAACCGGCCATATCGGGGTGACGCTCCGTCGAGGACCCTGGCAGGCCCTTGCCGTACACGTGCGAAAAGTTCACGCCGCCCTTTTCGATCACAGTACCGTTTGCAATGACACGCGTgcgtccaccaccaccgccctcgCGTGTCCACTTATCCTCCATAAACGTTGCCTGCTCGTCCTCCGCCTCGATGGCGTGGCAGATGTCATCCTGAAGTTTCAGGAGAAACTCCTTTACAGCTTCCACTGGAAGGGACATTCTCAGCGAAAATAGCTGTGGGCCACACGTGGCAGTGATGAGCTAACACTctagtggtggtggagcaCGTTTGTATATTTTTTGATATGCGCTAAATCATAAGCGttaaaagaaaaaagcacATGAGAGTACAAATGATTCACTGTGAGAAGTACGAGGAGAGAAAGCAGGAAAAGAAGTGCAACAGTAGACATACACTATCAGAACGCAAAGCAGTCGAAGAGATCCACCGGGAAGAAAACACATCAAAAAGAGCAAACATATAACTGGAAGGTGCAACTCACGTCCTTCAGTTCTGCGCCACAAGGTGCTCACTAGAGGTCATACAAGGTCAGATGCAAGATGCCGTGAGGGGTACAAGTTTCGTCTTTTGATGACGTGTTGACATTCGCACGAGAGTTACTCTTTCCAATAGCCGTCGATCATGTCGTTGAGAAAAAGCACCAGCAGTAGTTTTTTTCGCTTCGACATTTCCATTCTTCCGCACAACATGAGCTCAACTACGCTATACATGGGCCTGTTACAGGTACATTACGTCGTGCAAAGCGGCGCTAGACGCAcattacagcaatgcgccgactccgTCAACGGTGCGTGGCCCCACCCTCGAGCTCAATCCATTCCCCGACCCGCAAACCGCGAGTAGTGCAGCTCCCGCGATGGGGGTCGGGCCCCACACACCCGTAGGCTACAAGGACCAACAGAGACGCGTACGAGTCACGCCGACGCTTCGTCCGCCCCATCGATGGCGCAAATGGGTTGGCTGTAGCTGGttgctccgcagcagcgccgcccaggGCCAGACCGCTGGTATCAGCTGCGGTGAGCCGCACTCACCTCACCACGTCACAGGCGCCTGGctccgtcgccaccagaACAGCGGCTCGCTATCGACAGGAACGGAGGGGGCTCGTGCGACCTCCCCGCTTTATGTGCGGAGAGTGCCGGACTCCGGATGATACCACACTAAGATGTGTATATACGTCATCAGGTATTAGTCCTGAGAATGGAATTAAAGCATCATGAATGAGCATGCTTCATCTCCGTCTTACAGCGGCTATACTGCTTCCAACAAGCACAGCCATCGACATCCCGACGATCGCGAGAACCCATCGCGTTCGGTTGCCACTGCTGAGACTGCCCGTCAGCTTCTTGACTACCACCAGCTTTTGCTGTGGTGATACTGTTAAAGGTAGAGCTGCAAAGTCAGACGCAAAACATCGAACAGCAGCCCAATCAGTATAGACAATCTCTTTAGTAGAATCCGTTTCGCCACCCGTCACTAACATAATGAACTGAATCAGGATACGATCGAAAAAATTGTAGCGAGGGTACCATAATGCTCCTGCAAAGACACCGGTAAGCTGAGGAGACCATGGCGACTGATCGAGAAACTTGCGTGTGTAAACGTTAGTCACAGCGGTGTTTTTGTCCGACTTTCGTGCTGTGAGATTGACGCAGAAGAAAGCAGATGGCATGGCGCTTAGCTCACCGTGGTGTTGCTTTAAGTACTTCATGAAGGCAGCACTGATGCGTCCATAGCGAATGGACGCACCAAGCAGAACCTTTTCGTAGTCTGACAGCGCGTAACTGTTACCATCCTTGATGTCAACAACATCGCACCGGGCCATTGTTTCGCTAGTGAGTTGCTTTGCAATCGTATCCATGATCGTTTTGGTATGTCCATCTGTTGTAGAGTACAACATTAGGTACTTTGGGCCCTGTGACGTCATTGTGAATAGGAAGAAGCCGAAAGCCTAAAAAAATCACTAGTGAAACGCACttggaaaggaggaaaagctTCCGAGTAAAGGAAAGAACTGATATGGCAAAATTGCAAAAAGGACATAGCTCATACCCAACACTTTCTTTGTCGATTTAGCGTTTTGCAGCAGGCCAGTACAGACAATGAAAATGCGAAAACATGGTGAGCCAAGAGAACAGGAGAAGTCCCGAGAGAATCAGAAACGCAAGCTCTCCTCGCAACTGTGATCATTCTCCAACCAAACTGTGGCATTTGAACACTACACCGCCGTAGGAGTTCTTTTCATTGAaggcccccttttttgcaGAATAGCCCTCCTTTTAAGGTTAAGTTGGACAACTAGAAAAGTACGCGACAACAgaaaaacgagagaaaaaagtcACACAGGAGTGTTGTAATGTGGACAAAGGAAAGTTGTTGTTTCAGATAGGGAGACCACTGATGTATCAAGCTAGCAAAAAGATTCGAACAAAGAAACACCCAAAATCTTTCTTTTCCGCCATCTTGACGATTCTCTGATATACAACACAAGGTCGAACTCCACGTTATCTGGCCTCTCAATGCATCTTGTGTGGCGCGCcgcagccgtagacacgcTTTACCGCAATGTGCTGACTCAGTAACTTGAGTGCGGTCTCTACCTCGAGCTCTGCGAACCcacgcctcacagccgcctcctccgcctttcGCCACTTGGAGCATCTCTCATGGCTGCTCAGGCTCTCCAAAgcagtaggcagcgaggaccAGATTACATACGCTTGAGGCATGCTGACAATTTGCCCATCCTGTAGATggcacaaaaaaaaaaacttcGCAGTTGCACGCCGCTTCAACACAGCGCTATGCAGAACTCGACCTTCGAAATCAGGATCGACGCATCACCCCAACCACCCGCGTCGCAGACGCCCAACCATGGCACCGCTGCGAGGCGTCCTCCACTATGAAACGGAAGCGCCGAAGGAGAAAAGCACGAAGACGCAACGATGGCAGCCCCaccaggagagagagaagtcgTAGAAGTGGCTTGAGAGAGAAGATACAAGCCAGCGTTTATGGTTTGTAGATTTCACTATTTCGTCAGTGTTTGCGAACTTGCACCGCGGCCACAATGGAGGCGATTCCGAAGGCGATCGCCATCCTGTTCCAGTGTTTCGCCTTATCAGACTCCTTTTTGTGCTGATTCCCGTCTTCTTCAGCCTCGCAGGATACAGTAGACTTGTGGGTCTCGGAAAAAGGTTTGCCGTCAGCCAACCACTCATTCAGCATTACCACTGCATCGGTGGTGTGGTTCATCTTCTCAAAGTCCTTCGTGATGTCGCAATCCTTGTAGCGCATCAGAATGCTTTTGCCACCGGGGTGCAGTCGAGTTGCAAACTCCAGAGGAACGTCGTACTTGTTTCCGCGGTAATAAACGCGGATCGAGGGGGACTCGGCGACGTACTGCATGATCTGCAATTTGGAGCTTATCGGTTTTTCGTTGAAAAAAAAGTTGAATCACTTATGGAGTTGAAAGCTGTCGAAGTGAGAAAAAGAGTCGAATCACGTCGCTCGTGGGGTTGATGAAAAAGACGAGAGGtggagaaaagaagagagcgagatgaACACACCCTATGCAGGGAAAGCGTCTGCATCCACACCGCTCATTCGCAATAAATATTTTGAGACCGTCACTACGAAGACACAGGTCCCACCTCTCGCTTCCAAGGCGTCTTTGATGATGCCAAATCAGCACGTCGTTCTCGCGTGCGTTTTTCACAGAGTTGTTCCCTCTTTTCATTATGGCAAACTGCCCGGATtgtgatgcgctgcagcaacgcacCAATCCCTGTAGACGTTATGAGCTCGACAGAGAAAAGCATGCAATAATCCTCCTTTCCACAGAGCCATCCAAGCAGAATGGCTTTTGCTGGCTCAGCCTCCCTGCCGCGCAACTCGATCGAGACCGCtccatccctccccccgcaaagaaaaaaatatCAACGATACAAAGATGAAAACCCCAAGTGGTTGCGCGGCCTTGGCTCCCACTTGAGTTGGCCACCTCGCTTACACCACTTCTGAAAGATTGACTAGACCGAAACGCGGGGGCTGAAAGCAACcaaagagaagcacagcCTCCCAGTATATATGCTACGCTTTAACGGCAGGATCAAGCGGTAGAGTGAAGCCTCTTTACCTCGAAATAGAAGCTGCAGAGTCCATTGCGCGAAGGAACAAAGTGAATCCTTGGCACAATGCAGGCAATGGCTGCCTATCCCCTCCTTGGGAAACACGGCTTG
Proteins encoded in this region:
- a CDS encoding coproporphyrinogen III oxidase, which translates into the protein MSLPVEAVKEFLLKLQDDICHAIEAEDEQATFMEDKWTREGGGGGRTRVIANGTVIEKGGVNFSHVYGKGLPGSSTERHPDMAGCNYQAMGVSLVIHPKNPHVPTSHANVRLFVAEKEGKEPVWWFGGGFDLTPYYAVEEDCYYFHHVAQELCRPFGADVYARFKAWCDEYFFIPHRNEARGIGGLFFDDLSEWPFEKCFAFMQAVGKGFIDAYIPIVNRRKNTPYTEQQVEFQEFRRGRYAEFNLVIDRGTKFGLQSGGRTESILMSLPPRARWGYNWHPEPGTPEARLTEYFLTKKQWV
- a CDS encoding protoporphyrinogen oxidase-like protein: MTSQGPKYLMLYSTTDGHTKTIMDTIAKQLTSETMARCDVVDIKDGNSYALSDYEKVLLGASIRYGRISAAFMKYLKQHHGELSAMPSAFFCVNLTARKSDKNTAVTNVYTRKFLDQSPWSPQLTGVFAGALWYPRYNFFDRILIQFIMLVTGGETDSTKEIVYTDWAAVRCFASDFAALPLTVSPQQKLVVVKKLTGSLSSGNRTRWVLAIVGMSMAVLVGSSIAAVRRR